The following are encoded in a window of Paenibacillaceae bacterium GAS479 genomic DNA:
- a CDS encoding ABC-type lipoprotein export system, ATPase component, with product MIECEGLVKIYKTDDLEVVALQGLNLSVKDGELMAIIGNSGSGKSTLLNILGGLDHPSAGTVHVGPWDLLKITDEQLVKYKRETVGFIWQNNARNLLPYLSALENVEMPMMLRGKVDRAYSRQLLEWVGLKERMNNKLHQLSGGEQQRVAIAISLSNRPQMLLADEPTGSVDSRTSDMIMDIFRTLNRELGLTIVIVTHDLSLAGKVDRVVAIRDGLTSTEFLRRNTHLDDAEGFGKGGLQEVHEAYAVVDRAGRLQVPKEYLSALGITGKASMEFDGERIIITKPKLLEGEQK from the coding sequence GTGATTGAATGCGAAGGATTGGTGAAAATTTACAAAACCGATGACCTTGAAGTCGTCGCTCTGCAGGGGCTCAACCTGAGCGTCAAGGACGGCGAGCTGATGGCTATTATCGGCAATAGCGGAAGCGGGAAGTCGACGCTGCTCAACATTCTTGGCGGTCTTGACCACCCTTCTGCCGGTACTGTACATGTCGGCCCGTGGGATTTGCTGAAAATCACCGATGAGCAGCTGGTCAAGTACAAACGCGAGACGGTTGGTTTCATTTGGCAGAACAACGCTCGCAATCTGCTGCCGTATTTGTCCGCTCTGGAAAACGTCGAAATGCCGATGATGCTGCGCGGCAAGGTAGATCGGGCCTACTCCCGCCAATTGCTGGAGTGGGTCGGTCTCAAGGAGAGAATGAACAACAAATTGCATCAGCTCTCTGGGGGTGAACAGCAGCGGGTCGCTATTGCGATCTCGTTGTCGAATCGCCCGCAGATGCTGCTAGCCGATGAGCCGACTGGCTCGGTCGACAGCCGCACGAGCGATATGATCATGGATATTTTCCGCACCTTGAACCGGGAGCTTGGTCTTACGATCGTCATCGTTACTCATGATTTGTCGCTGGCCGGTAAGGTGGACCGGGTTGTGGCGATCCGGGACGGCCTCACGAGCACGGAGTTTTTACGGCGTAACACACATTTGGATGACGCTGAGGGCTTCGGCAAGGGAGGGCTTCAAGAAGTGCATGAGGCTTATGCCGTAGTAGACCGTGCAGGCAGGCTGCAGGTGCCTAAGGAGTATTTGAGCGCCTTGGGCATTACGGGAAAGGCATCGATGGAGTTTGACGGAGAACGCATTATTATTACAAAACCGAAGCTTTTGGAAGGGGAACAAAAATGA
- a CDS encoding multiple sugar transport system substrate-binding protein translates to MTAKWGTNMTIITGKRARRGAALGLSLIMASGVIAGCSGSSSDQAEKSVLRIGMLYGSPDSESWIRQQYTDTFEYTYPNISLEIVYANNYNDMNYNQPPKEGEKQPDPYAKMQDMMTGKNPVDVVMVDFNQLQRMTQDGLLQQLDPLIAKDKFDISDYVPTVIEGIKAAGDSKIYVLTPTFNGSALFYNKKIFADAGVQPPTDKMTWNQVFDLARKVSKGKGETQTFGLQMNRWGGDPFNDIQTYTAPLQLKMFDDKGEKMLVDSGPAWTKAWDTMIKLYKDKIMPTQEDMTKISEARQKKMEKDKSNFNPYMNSNDLFSSGNVAMTISDYNYISELKRNKDMAASNKEIKVVDWDVVTVPVFEEKPDVGGNSYLGQPMGINAKAQNPEGAWEFIKFLNSREWAKLKSRSTNEIPAREEFIKPIDGMQYNIKAFYTLKPIEPVNNTAMELLGREKPGIYEVYQVGQQVFQEALKGNKTAEEAIKEWAVKGNALLQKLKTNPQGNTGGGTAEGAASGG, encoded by the coding sequence ATGACAGCAAAATGGGGAACGAATATGACGATAATTACGGGTAAGCGGGCGCGTCGCGGCGCTGCTCTTGGACTGTCGCTGATTATGGCCAGCGGGGTAATAGCGGGCTGCAGTGGCTCTTCTTCCGATCAAGCGGAGAAAAGCGTACTGCGCATCGGAATGCTGTATGGATCACCGGACAGTGAGAGCTGGATTCGCCAGCAATATACGGATACGTTCGAATATACGTATCCGAATATTAGCCTCGAAATCGTCTATGCCAACAACTACAACGATATGAACTACAACCAGCCGCCCAAGGAAGGGGAGAAGCAGCCTGATCCGTATGCAAAAATGCAGGATATGATGACTGGCAAAAATCCGGTCGACGTGGTTATGGTCGATTTTAACCAGCTTCAGCGCATGACGCAGGATGGGTTGCTGCAACAGCTGGATCCGCTGATCGCGAAGGATAAATTTGATATTAGCGATTATGTGCCAACGGTCATCGAAGGCATCAAGGCAGCCGGGGATTCGAAAATCTACGTGTTGACACCGACTTTCAATGGCTCAGCTCTATTTTATAACAAGAAAATTTTCGCTGACGCCGGTGTACAGCCTCCTACAGATAAAATGACCTGGAACCAGGTATTCGATCTGGCGCGCAAAGTATCCAAAGGGAAAGGTGAAACACAAACGTTCGGTCTCCAGATGAATCGTTGGGGTGGGGATCCGTTCAACGATATTCAGACATACACCGCGCCGCTGCAACTGAAAATGTTTGATGACAAGGGTGAAAAAATGCTCGTGGACAGCGGTCCGGCCTGGACCAAAGCTTGGGATACCATGATTAAGCTATACAAGGATAAAATCATGCCGACACAGGAAGATATGACCAAAATCAGCGAAGCTCGGCAAAAAAAGATGGAAAAGGATAAGTCTAACTTTAATCCGTATATGAACAGCAACGATCTGTTCAGCTCTGGCAACGTGGCGATGACGATTTCCGACTACAACTATATTTCGGAGCTCAAAAGAAACAAGGATATGGCGGCGAGCAACAAAGAGATCAAGGTTGTGGATTGGGATGTCGTGACGGTTCCGGTATTCGAGGAGAAACCGGATGTTGGCGGCAATTCTTATCTTGGCCAGCCGATGGGCATTAATGCGAAGGCGCAAAATCCTGAGGGCGCATGGGAATTCATTAAATTCCTCAATAGCCGTGAGTGGGCGAAGCTGAAGTCCCGTAGCACTAATGAAATTCCAGCCCGCGAGGAATTCATCAAGCCAATCGACGGTATGCAATACAATATCAAAGCGTTCTACACGCTGAAGCCAATAGAACCAGTCAACAATACCGCGATGGAATTGCTCGGACGTGAAAAACCGGGTATCTATGAGGTGTATCAAGTTGGACAGCAGGTGTTCCAAGAGGCGCTCAAAGGCAATAAAACGGCGGAAGAAGCGATCAAGGAATGGGCAGTCAAGGGCAATGCCCTGCTGCAGAAGCTGAAAACCAATCCACAAGGCAACACAGGTGGTGGAACGGCGGAAGGGGCTGCCAGCGGGGGCTAA